One region of Ahniella affigens genomic DNA includes:
- a CDS encoding sulfatase-like hydrolase/transferase: MSTADTGALASSMPSPTRPNILMIMVDQLYYPNFGYGNAGFHNDLKVILSFLGSLEGNEYAQYFPGFCKLRQHAMVFADHTIAESACIPSRASIMTGQYGPRTGVTQTDGLFKSGDAQNFPWLKFDGAPTMGDYFRELGYSTHYFGKWHVSEPPEHTLEGFGFGDWELSWPEPHGASVNNLGTYRDYQFADLACTFLRGRALGVPYNRALSQQNVSTPLDPRTPEIKPFFAVCSFTNPHDIATYPTLPRAMQTPAGTQPVFGHGGSVVIPPQGSVSATPTDGTFQVPLNPLGLPQHCATASPTQSEDLLANNKPRAQFDTSYKVALGLAAKTGLSFAQGQAKAQGITDPATILANAVKATLGIAIPFQLQDRPELAATGFLQYYAYMISMVDRHIDRVLTTLDDTGLRANTIVVFASDHGEYGAAHGMQIEKWHGAYQEVVHVPFLISSREHQADRDTPRAIRAQTSHIDILPTLLRLTGACDDEIERARHRLSKTHTAAPLPGANLIPVMLKGEGPVVGPDGQERTGLLFATDDLITEPLPRDDDPHNVQSREQYAVFVATVELLRSPPAEGQPDHPYVPGLSAGPVPQPAHVRAIRSGPWKLVRYCDPWSTVPAPDQWELYHLEHDRIEATNLLVHDAPFPTVIRSLPEPFEGHAVAAKAEELRRELAKLEAAHLSPYPSAHPSSAV, from the coding sequence ATGAGCACTGCCGACACGGGCGCTCTCGCATCATCGATGCCGAGTCCAACGCGCCCCAATATCCTGATGATCATGGTAGACCAGCTGTATTACCCAAATTTCGGGTATGGCAACGCTGGCTTTCACAACGACCTGAAAGTCATTCTGAGCTTTCTTGGTAGCCTCGAAGGCAACGAGTACGCGCAGTATTTTCCGGGGTTCTGCAAACTGCGGCAGCACGCCATGGTGTTTGCCGACCACACGATTGCTGAATCGGCTTGCATCCCAAGCCGGGCCAGCATCATGACGGGCCAATACGGCCCTCGCACTGGTGTCACGCAGACCGACGGGCTGTTCAAGAGCGGCGACGCCCAGAACTTTCCCTGGTTGAAGTTTGATGGCGCGCCGACCATGGGCGACTACTTCCGCGAGCTTGGTTACAGCACGCACTATTTCGGCAAGTGGCATGTCAGCGAGCCACCGGAGCATACGCTCGAAGGCTTTGGCTTTGGTGATTGGGAATTGTCGTGGCCCGAACCGCATGGCGCGTCGGTTAACAACCTGGGCACCTATCGCGATTACCAATTTGCCGATCTGGCCTGCACGTTTCTTCGGGGCCGCGCGCTCGGCGTGCCATACAACCGCGCGCTGTCGCAGCAGAATGTCAGTACGCCGCTCGACCCTCGAACGCCCGAGATCAAGCCGTTCTTCGCCGTCTGTTCGTTCACGAACCCGCACGACATTGCCACCTACCCGACCTTGCCGCGGGCCATGCAAACCCCGGCCGGTACGCAGCCGGTGTTCGGGCATGGCGGCTCGGTGGTCATTCCACCGCAAGGCAGTGTCAGTGCCACGCCCACCGATGGCACGTTCCAGGTGCCCCTGAATCCGCTCGGCCTGCCGCAACATTGCGCCACCGCGTCACCGACGCAGAGCGAAGACCTGCTCGCCAACAACAAACCGCGCGCGCAGTTCGACACGTCGTACAAGGTCGCGCTCGGTCTGGCGGCCAAGACGGGCCTCAGTTTTGCTCAGGGCCAGGCCAAAGCACAAGGCATCACCGATCCGGCGACCATTCTTGCCAACGCGGTCAAGGCCACACTCGGCATCGCGATTCCGTTCCAGCTGCAAGACCGCCCTGAGTTGGCCGCGACAGGGTTCCTGCAATATTACGCCTACATGATTTCGATGGTCGATCGGCATATCGACCGCGTGTTGACCACGCTGGATGACACCGGCCTGCGTGCGAATACGATCGTCGTGTTTGCCTCCGATCATGGCGAATATGGCGCGGCGCATGGCATGCAGATCGAGAAATGGCATGGCGCCTATCAGGAAGTCGTGCATGTGCCTTTCCTGATCTCCTCGCGCGAACACCAGGCCGATCGCGACACTCCGCGCGCCATTCGAGCCCAGACCAGCCATATCGACATCCTGCCGACCCTGCTCCGCCTGACGGGCGCTTGCGACGATGAGATCGAACGTGCCCGTCATCGCCTTTCGAAGACTCACACCGCCGCACCACTGCCCGGAGCCAATCTGATCCCGGTCATGCTCAAAGGCGAAGGTCCGGTTGTTGGTCCGGATGGGCAGGAGCGCACCGGCCTGCTGTTTGCGACCGACGATCTGATCACCGAGCCGCTGCCCCGCGATGACGATCCGCACAATGTGCAATCACGGGAACAATATGCAGTGTTTGTCGCCACCGTCGAACTGCTGCGCTCACCGCCCGCCGAAGGTCAGCCGGATCATCCCTATGTCCCAGGCTTGTCCGCCGGCCCCGTGCCACAACCCGCGCATGTGCGGGCGATCCGATCCGGACCGTGGAAACTGGTTCGTTACTGCGACCCATGGAGCACGGTGCCAGCACCGGATCAATGGGAGCTCTATCACCTGGAGCATGACCGCATCGAGGCGACCAATCTGCTCGTGCACGACGCGCCCTTCCCCACGGTGATCCGCAGCCTGCCGGAACCGTTTGAGGGCCATGCGGTGGCGGCCAAGGCCGAGGAACTGCGGCGCGAGCTCGCCAAGCTCGAAGCCGCGCATCTGTCGCCGTATCCCAGCGCGCATCCGAGCAGCGCGGTTTAG